A stretch of the Bacillus anthracis str. Vollum genome encodes the following:
- a CDS encoding head-tail connector protein → MMLDVVKKAVRISHSALDDELEDLIEASRYDLKLSGVSHLKANDDTDPLIKRAIITYVKANFISDAKEAERFLASYNMLKNHLTLAGDYK, encoded by the coding sequence ATGATGCTTGATGTTGTGAAGAAAGCGGTACGGATCTCACATAGTGCTCTTGATGATGAACTTGAAGATTTAATTGAAGCATCTCGATATGATTTGAAGTTATCTGGTGTTTCTCATCTCAAGGCAAATGATGACACTGATCCTCTAATTAAAAGAGCAATTATTACGTATGTAAAAGCTAATTTTATTTCAGACGCAAAAGAGGCAGAACGTTTTTTAGCATCGTATAACATGCTTAAGAATCATCTAACTTTAGCGGGTGACTATAAATGA
- a CDS encoding major tail protein, whose amino-acid sequence MSENKVSFGLKNVHYATYETKDGVVTFGTPIPLPGAVELTNEPRGDLIEFYADDMLYYSADNNQGYEGTLNIALLPEQFAIDALGEQLDETDGVLNELADAKGKPFALLFEFDGDVKATRHVMYNCSASRPNISSKSKTNSAEPNTNELKFVASPIILATGGRPMVKTKTTSKTTPAIHDNWYKKVYVKTPTAPKGA is encoded by the coding sequence ATGAGTGAGAACAAAGTAAGTTTTGGATTGAAAAATGTCCATTATGCAACATATGAAACAAAAGATGGGGTAGTTACATTTGGAACACCGATTCCATTGCCTGGTGCGGTTGAACTAACAAATGAACCACGCGGTGATTTAATTGAATTCTATGCCGATGACATGCTTTATTACTCAGCAGATAATAACCAAGGTTATGAAGGAACTTTAAATATTGCACTCCTTCCAGAGCAATTTGCAATTGATGCATTAGGTGAACAATTAGATGAGACAGATGGTGTATTAAATGAGTTAGCTGATGCAAAAGGAAAACCATTCGCACTGTTATTTGAGTTTGATGGTGATGTGAAAGCAACCCGTCATGTTATGTATAACTGTTCAGCGAGTCGCCCTAATATTTCATCAAAATCAAAAACGAATTCAGCTGAACCGAATACAAACGAGCTTAAATTCGTCGCAAGCCCAATTATTCTAGCAACTGGTGGTAGACCGATGGTTAAGACTAAGACAACTTCTAAAACTACACCGGCAATCCATGATAATTGGTACAAAAAGGTCTATGTGAAAACACCAACAGCACCAAAAGGAGCGTAA
- a CDS encoding HK97 family phage prohead protease, which yields MNKTEKRELLSSALEIRELENGLRTISGYAVKWEMKSVTMGYWQRFKEQFKKGAFTESLTQDDQLALWSHDTSQVLGRTKNGTLRLFEDEIGLRFELDLANTTLGNDTYETIKRGDVDGVSFGFQMVKEEWDESDPDNVVRSVTKAKLLEISPVAFPAYPDSQVSARSHDPYKQFVKERNQKELRKKLILKTYL from the coding sequence ATGAACAAGACGGAAAAGAGGGAGCTACTGAGTAGTGCTCTTGAAATTAGGGAATTAGAAAATGGCCTTCGAACAATTTCTGGTTATGCAGTTAAATGGGAAATGAAATCTGTAACAATGGGCTATTGGCAACGATTTAAAGAGCAGTTTAAAAAAGGAGCTTTCACAGAGTCCTTGACTCAAGATGATCAATTAGCTTTATGGAGCCACGACACATCACAAGTGTTAGGAAGAACTAAAAATGGTACTCTTCGTTTATTTGAAGATGAGATTGGACTAAGGTTTGAACTAGACTTAGCCAATACAACACTCGGAAATGACACATACGAGACAATTAAACGTGGTGATGTAGACGGTGTTTCTTTTGGCTTCCAAATGGTCAAAGAAGAATGGGATGAATCAGATCCGGACAATGTAGTTCGTAGTGTAACAAAAGCTAAGTTACTAGAGATTAGTCCAGTAGCTTTTCCAGCTTATCCTGATTCGCAAGTTTCAGCTAGAAGTCATGACCCATATAAACAATTTGTAAAGGAACGCAATCAAAAAGAATTACGTAAAAAACTAATTTTAAAAACATATTTATAA
- a CDS encoding phage portal protein: protein MGLFDKIFGKKQAPTTTRFEMINDNGGGFFAWNGDIYQSDIIRACIRPKAKAVGKLIAKHIRDNSTEFKVNPDSYMRFLLEEPNPLMTGQMFQEKMAVQLELNHNAFAYIKRDDFGYPTEIYPIPCTTVEVVEGAQGDIFLKFYFKNGKQMTIPYTDIIHLRKDFNDNDFFGEHPGNALAQLMEIVTTTDQGIVKAIKNSAVVKWILKFKSVLKQEDIDSQVKNFVNNYLNISNDGGAASSDPRYDLEQVKPEAFVPDSKQMQETVQRIYNFFNTNEKIIQSKYNEDEWNAYYESEIEPFAMQLAGEFTRKLFSRRERGFGNRIIFESSSLQYASMGTKMNLVQMVDRGSLTPNEWRAILSLGPIEGGDKPIRRLDTALVKEGNVTDEGGDDNEQDGKEGATE, encoded by the coding sequence TTGGGGTTATTTGATAAGATCTTTGGTAAGAAACAGGCTCCTACTACAACTCGTTTTGAAATGATAAACGATAATGGTGGAGGTTTTTTTGCGTGGAATGGGGATATCTATCAAAGTGACATTATACGGGCTTGTATACGTCCTAAAGCAAAAGCAGTCGGTAAGCTGATAGCCAAGCATATACGAGATAACTCTACTGAATTTAAGGTGAATCCAGATTCTTATATGAGATTTTTACTGGAAGAGCCTAATCCATTGATGACAGGACAAATGTTTCAAGAGAAAATGGCTGTTCAATTAGAGTTGAATCATAATGCATTCGCTTATATTAAGCGTGATGATTTTGGTTATCCTACTGAGATTTATCCTATTCCATGTACAACAGTTGAAGTTGTAGAAGGTGCACAGGGAGACATCTTTTTAAAGTTTTATTTTAAAAATGGTAAGCAGATGACGATTCCGTATACAGATATCATTCATTTACGTAAAGACTTTAATGATAATGACTTTTTCGGAGAACATCCTGGTAATGCATTAGCTCAGTTAATGGAGATTGTAACAACTACTGATCAAGGTATTGTTAAAGCTATTAAAAATAGTGCAGTAGTAAAGTGGATTCTTAAGTTTAAGTCAGTATTAAAACAAGAGGATATTGATAGTCAGGTAAAAAACTTTGTGAACAACTATTTGAATATCTCGAATGATGGCGGAGCAGCTTCTTCGGATCCGAGGTATGATTTAGAACAAGTGAAACCTGAAGCGTTTGTACCAGATTCCAAGCAGATGCAAGAAACAGTACAACGTATTTATAATTTCTTTAATACAAACGAAAAGATTATCCAAAGTAAATATAACGAAGATGAATGGAATGCTTATTATGAATCAGAAATAGAGCCATTTGCAATGCAGCTTGCTGGAGAATTTACCAGGAAGCTTTTTTCGCGTCGGGAAAGAGGGTTTGGTAACAGAATTATCTTTGAATCTTCTTCACTTCAATACGCTTCTATGGGGACCAAAATGAATCTTGTTCAGATGGTAGATAGAGGCTCTTTGACACCAAATGAATGGCGAGCAATTCTTTCACTTGGTCCAATTGAAGGTGGAGATAAGCCAATTAGAAGGTTAGATACAGCACTGGTTAAGGAAGGGAATGTCACTGATGAAGGAGGTGATGACAATGAACAAGACGGAAAAGAGGGAGCTACTGAGTAG
- a CDS encoding phage tail protein, with amino-acid sequence MAEFGAGVDKSMQEVLDKTKISADQFEKWGQAIAGGGENGQKAMLEATKALAGVENATDRNALGTKMFGTLWEDQGKKIIDTILKAEGKQVDLKKGVEDLHGATSKIDASPAVKFQKAMQDLQMALQPVLGVIADVVAKIADWISNNPKLAATLAAIAVAAGVIAGAFMALAPIVVVISGVGAAMMGWVALIAIVVAAVVALGIAIYQNWDSIKQWTIDAWNAIGEFLVGIWDGIVQWASEAWNSISESTSAVWNSIKEFLIGIWNGIVEFVVTWGTAILEAYVGIWTSIFNFCMEIWNGIVEYLTSVLQGIATFFTEIWTSISTFFQETWNGLVAFITPILQGIADFFSMIWNGISTVIQTVWNFITQYLQAIWTAILYFATPLFESIKNFISECWNTISSTTSFVWETIKNFLVSCWNGLVAFVMPIFEQIKSWIISVWDTISSATMTVWNAVKNFLQSCWNGLVAFVTPIFNSIKDWIINTWNTISSTTSAVWNTIKSFLSGLWNSIVSTASSVFNNIKEAISTVWNMISSTSSSIWNGIKSTLSNIWEGIKSTASSVWNGLKDAIMTPVRWVTNAVSGAFEGMKSAVLGVWDGIKSGIRTAINGIIRIINKFIDGFNTPAELLNNIPGVSAPTIPHVPMLAKGGKPVGDGSFITGEAGPELFTKKGNSITVTPLSSKEKSLGITGTMNQLMGDMSRMMASSMSQLAGLKSVMSGVYGSMSNSRQAMAGNIANQVFNYSSGQTGGNELIPAQGGDLVIEVPVILDGRDLARGTFRYTKEYQEREEKRNSDF; translated from the coding sequence ATGGCTGAGTTTGGGGCCGGTGTAGATAAATCTATGCAAGAGGTTTTAGATAAAACAAAGATTTCGGCAGATCAGTTTGAAAAATGGGGTCAGGCAATTGCTGGTGGCGGTGAAAATGGACAAAAAGCTATGCTTGAAGCAACAAAGGCCTTAGCTGGTGTTGAAAATGCAACAGACAGAAATGCACTTGGCACGAAGATGTTCGGTACTCTTTGGGAAGACCAAGGAAAGAAAATTATAGACACCATCTTGAAAGCAGAAGGTAAACAAGTTGATTTGAAAAAAGGAGTAGAGGACTTACATGGTGCTACTTCTAAAATAGATGCAAGTCCAGCAGTGAAATTCCAAAAGGCAATGCAAGATTTACAAATGGCTCTCCAACCGGTACTTGGAGTAATAGCAGATGTTGTTGCTAAAATAGCTGATTGGATTTCTAATAATCCTAAATTGGCAGCTACATTGGCAGCCATTGCAGTAGCGGCAGGAGTAATAGCAGGAGCATTTATGGCTTTAGCACCAATAGTTGTTGTCATATCGGGTGTAGGGGCAGCAATGATGGGGTGGGTAGCGTTAATTGCTATAGTTGTAGCCGCAGTTGTGGCTTTAGGTATTGCAATTTATCAAAATTGGGATTCCATAAAACAATGGACCATTGATGCCTGGAATGCAATTGGAGAATTCTTAGTAGGAATATGGGATGGGATTGTGCAATGGGCAAGTGAAGCGTGGAATAGCATTAGTGAATCTACATCAGCAGTTTGGAACTCAATTAAGGAGTTTTTAATAGGGATATGGAATGGCATTGTAGAGTTTGTTGTAACCTGGGGAACCGCTATTCTAGAAGCATACGTTGGTATTTGGACATCTATTTTTAATTTCTGTATGGAAATCTGGAATGGGATAGTTGAATATTTAACTTCAGTTTTGCAGGGGATAGCCACGTTCTTTACAGAAATATGGACTTCTATTTCTACATTCTTTCAAGAGACTTGGAATGGATTAGTGGCTTTTATAACTCCTATTTTACAAGGGATTGCTGATTTCTTCTCTATGATTTGGAATGGTATTTCTACAGTGATCCAAACTGTATGGAATTTCATTACTCAATACTTACAAGCGATTTGGACGGCTATTTTATACTTTGCTACTCCATTATTTGAAAGTATCAAGAATTTCATTTCTGAATGTTGGAATACAATTAGTTCTACTACAAGTTTTGTATGGGAAACGATTAAGAATTTCTTAGTTTCCTGTTGGAATGGACTTGTAGCATTTGTTATGCCGATTTTTGAACAAATCAAGTCTTGGATCATTAGTGTATGGGATACAATCAGTTCAGCGACAATGACAGTATGGAATGCTGTTAAGAATTTCTTACAGTCATGCTGGAACGGGTTAGTAGCTTTTGTAACGCCAATATTCAATTCAATAAAAGATTGGATTATAAATACTTGGAACACGATTAGTTCCACAACAAGTGCTGTATGGAATACGATTAAAAGCTTCCTTTCTGGCTTATGGAACTCAATTGTTTCCACAGCAAGTTCCGTATTCAATAACATCAAAGAAGCTATTTCAACTGTATGGAATATGATTAGTAGCACAAGCAGTAGTATATGGAATGGTATTAAATCTACTCTTTCAAATATTTGGGAAGGTATTAAATCAACCGCATCTTCTGTATGGAATGGATTAAAAGATGCCATTATGACTCCTGTTAGATGGGTAACAAATGCTGTGAGTGGAGCATTCGAGGGAATGAAGTCAGCAGTATTAGGCGTGTGGGATGGAATTAAGAGTGGTATTCGTACAGCTATCAACGGAATCATTCGTATTATTAATAAGTTCATAGATGGCTTTAATACACCAGCAGAATTGTTAAATAATATACCAGGAGTAAGTGCTCCAACTATTCCACATGTACCAATGCTTGCTAAAGGTGGAAAACCTGTAGGTGATGGTTCATTTATTACAGGTGAAGCTGGACCGGAATTATTTACGAAAAAGGGTAATTCAATTACAGTTACACCTTTATCATCAAAAGAAAAATCACTCGGTATTACTGGGACTATGAATCAATTAATGGGTGATATGAGTCGGATGATGGCTAGTTCTATGAGTCAATTAGCTGGATTAAAGTCTGTTATGAGTGGTGTATATGGAAGTATGTCAAATAGTAGACAAGCCATGGCTGGTAATATCGCAAATCAAGTATTCAATTATTCATCAGGGCAAACTGGTGGTAATGAATTAATTCCAGCACAAGGTGGCGATTTGGTAATTGAAGTACCAGTTATTTTAGATGGTAGAGACTTAGCACGCGGTACTTTTCGGTATACAAAAGAATACCAAGAAAGAGAAGAGAAAAGAAACTCAGACTTTTAG
- a CDS encoding phage head closure protein, giving the protein MNDILLFPVITITKDELGQVEEDEVFSRQVFCKRKSVPQSEFFQAGQSNIKASHILIVHVWDYQDERKVKYRDKEYSIYRTYERDDEKIELYCEVKAGV; this is encoded by the coding sequence ATGAATGATATTTTACTATTCCCAGTAATAACAATTACTAAAGATGAACTAGGACAAGTTGAGGAAGATGAAGTATTTAGTAGACAGGTATTTTGCAAGAGAAAATCAGTTCCTCAATCAGAATTCTTTCAAGCTGGACAAAGTAATATCAAGGCTAGTCATATATTAATTGTTCATGTCTGGGATTACCAAGATGAACGAAAAGTGAAGTATCGAGATAAAGAATATAGCATTTACCGCACGTATGAAAGAGACGATGAAAAGATCGAACTTTATTGTGAGGTGAAAGCCGGTGTCTAA
- a CDS encoding phage major capsid protein, with translation MKTLQEILTRKSEIRSMLQSDKEVDLAALETELRDLEETQKQIETRQRLLKEAEEINNNQMPEIRTVETFNNEPQKQDVELETSEKRGQALMENRAVTVGSGNVVLPKHSATDIRPTFNEVSTLIDRVSSKTLKGGESYQQPYIKSYGEGDYTTEGNDYNTSETTFGYADITKAKVTAYSEDTEELQKLPAADYDAEVMKGITVATRKKLTREILIGTGATNRLVGIFSAAATAIDSETDLEISAIDASTLDEIIYSYGGDEDVEDAAVLILNKLDLKSFAKLRTSDGKKVYNVVSQGNSGTIDGVPFIINSACKAVSDAKTTAGQYSMAYGPLSNYQLTIFSDMDVQRSTDFKFKQGMIAHRGSVFAGGNVISKNGFLRVKKAATV, from the coding sequence TTGAAAACATTACAAGAAATTTTAACTAGAAAATCAGAAATTCGTTCAATGTTACAAAGCGATAAGGAAGTAGATTTAGCAGCATTAGAAACAGAATTACGAGATCTTGAAGAAACACAAAAACAAATTGAAACTCGACAAAGATTATTAAAAGAAGCAGAGGAGATTAATAATAATCAAATGCCTGAAATTCGTACAGTTGAAACATTTAACAATGAACCTCAGAAACAAGATGTAGAATTAGAGACTTCTGAAAAGCGTGGACAAGCTCTAATGGAAAACCGTGCTGTTACAGTTGGAAGCGGTAATGTAGTTTTACCTAAGCATAGTGCAACAGATATTCGTCCGACTTTCAATGAAGTGTCTACACTGATTGATCGTGTTTCTTCTAAAACTTTAAAAGGTGGAGAGAGTTACCAACAGCCGTACATTAAAAGTTATGGAGAAGGTGATTATACCACTGAAGGTAATGACTACAATACATCAGAAACAACGTTTGGATATGCAGATATCACAAAAGCAAAAGTTACAGCTTATTCAGAGGACACAGAAGAGCTTCAAAAATTACCAGCAGCTGATTACGATGCTGAAGTAATGAAGGGGATTACGGTAGCTACTCGTAAAAAGTTAACTCGTGAAATTTTAATTGGGACAGGTGCTACAAATCGACTTGTTGGTATTTTCTCAGCAGCAGCTACGGCAATTGATTCAGAAACAGATTTAGAAATTTCAGCAATTGATGCATCTACATTGGATGAGATTATCTATAGCTATGGTGGAGATGAAGATGTAGAAGATGCGGCAGTATTGATTTTAAATAAACTAGATTTAAAATCATTTGCTAAGCTTCGTACTTCTGATGGTAAAAAGGTATATAACGTAGTATCACAAGGTAATTCTGGAACAATTGATGGGGTACCATTCATTATTAATAGTGCTTGTAAGGCTGTTTCTGATGCTAAAACAACAGCTGGACAATATAGCATGGCATATGGTCCTTTATCAAACTATCAACTTACTATTTTCTCAGATATGGACGTTCAACGATCTACAGACTTTAAATTCAAGCAAGGTATGATTGCTCATAGAGGTTCTGTTTTTGCAGGTGGTAACGTAATTTCTAAAAATGGATTCTTACGAGTGAAGAAAGCGGCTACTGTATAA
- a CDS encoding phage tail spike protein has translation MRTPSGELHVCDFKTGQIVSSIQPADYWDDKRHWEIKNNIDTLEFRVFDNTRHSSTLMQQNLVLKEVRDGRIVPYVITEIEKNSDDRSVIAYASGEWIQLAKAGIIPPQKLEGKTVIEMVDIALAGTKWQKGNLEYASFRSMTIDEFIDPLSFLKKIASLFELEIQYRAGVVGSQVVGRYVDMVKKRGQETGKEITIGKDLLGIKRIENSQNICTALLGFVKKEGGEFITITEINKGVPYLVDNDAFQRWNEKGQHKFGFYSPETENEDMDAKRLMTLMNTELKKRVNTSVSYEVEAQSIGRVFGLAHELINEGDTIRIKDTGFTPKLYLEARAIAGDESFKNPLQDKYVFGDYHEIIDPNEELRKIYNRILSSLGNKQEMIDQLDKLVKEANETASNAKKESEAAKTLAEKVQENIKNNTVEIIESKYPPTTGLKDRKTLCLDISNGKPGILKLWKDGIWDPVVPDVESVKKETIEQISKDIESTKTELNLKVQSVEGKAQEIAGQLVGVQKQVNDKVDQTWINNQLKDKADKSGVYTKDEIKDGFIGKQTYETDKQGNVQKFKDVNTYISQTNEALTQKAEKSELTKTNDGLSQLESKTNEIISTADGTKQTLSNLKTQVDNIQVGGRNLLLETATKSHSVKTGENKPHTYFDVAKDIATLMQGKNLAMSFLFTGKVTAWGTTNKWAGFEVKITFTDNTFHYPSCRVENHLTLGKQYNQERFTASAVVMDKPIKEVSVYALARDFTGDVLIEKLKLEIGTISTAWTPAPEDQVSTADFTKKTVEIETTIKGINTSVSNVQNEQGKLTERVTKSEQTANGFKQSIESLTKKDTDISNKLNTVESTVEGTKKTISNVQQTTSELTKTTTEIKEEAGKISTKLE, from the coding sequence ATGAGAACGCCAAGTGGTGAATTACATGTTTGTGATTTTAAAACTGGACAGATTGTATCAAGCATTCAGCCAGCAGATTATTGGGATGATAAACGACATTGGGAAATCAAAAACAACATTGATACATTAGAGTTTCGAGTATTTGATAATACAAGGCATTCGTCCACACTTATGCAGCAAAACTTAGTGTTAAAAGAAGTGCGCGATGGACGTATTGTTCCTTATGTAATTACTGAAATTGAAAAGAATTCGGATGATAGATCAGTAATTGCTTATGCATCAGGAGAATGGATTCAACTTGCTAAAGCTGGAATTATCCCGCCACAAAAATTAGAAGGTAAAACCGTAATTGAAATGGTTGATATCGCTCTTGCGGGTACAAAGTGGCAAAAGGGGAATTTAGAATATGCTAGTTTCCGTTCTATGACAATCGATGAATTTATTGATCCGTTGTCTTTTCTTAAAAAGATTGCTTCTTTGTTTGAATTAGAAATTCAATATCGTGCTGGAGTTGTAGGCTCTCAAGTTGTTGGGCGTTATGTGGATATGGTTAAGAAGCGCGGTCAAGAAACAGGGAAAGAAATAACCATTGGTAAAGACTTACTGGGAATTAAACGGATTGAAAACTCTCAAAATATTTGTACAGCCTTATTAGGTTTCGTAAAAAAAGAAGGCGGAGAATTCATTACCATTACAGAAATAAATAAAGGCGTTCCTTATCTTGTGGACAATGATGCCTTCCAAAGATGGAACGAAAAAGGGCAACATAAATTTGGTTTTTATAGTCCAGAAACAGAAAACGAAGATATGGATGCAAAACGTTTAATGACCCTTATGAATACAGAGTTAAAAAAACGTGTAAATACATCTGTTTCTTATGAAGTAGAAGCACAATCAATTGGTCGTGTATTTGGATTGGCTCACGAATTAATTAACGAGGGCGATACGATTCGAATAAAAGACACTGGATTCACACCTAAACTTTATTTAGAAGCTAGAGCAATCGCTGGTGATGAATCGTTTAAAAATCCATTACAAGATAAATATGTATTTGGGGATTATCATGAAATTATTGATCCGAATGAAGAATTAAGAAAGATTTACAATCGTATCCTTAGTTCGCTAGGCAATAAACAAGAAATGATTGATCAGCTAGATAAATTAGTGAAAGAAGCTAATGAAACGGCTAGTAATGCAAAGAAAGAATCCGAAGCAGCGAAAACGCTTGCTGAAAAAGTACAGGAGAATATTAAAAACAATACCGTCGAAATCATTGAATCTAAGTACCCACCAACAACAGGACTTAAAGATAGAAAAACACTCTGTTTAGATATTTCTAACGGTAAGCCTGGCATTTTAAAACTCTGGAAAGATGGTATTTGGGACCCGGTTGTTCCTGATGTGGAATCGGTTAAAAAAGAAACAATAGAGCAAATCAGCAAAGATATTGAATCCACAAAAACAGAATTAAATCTAAAAGTTCAAAGTGTGGAAGGTAAAGCGCAAGAAATAGCTGGACAATTAGTCGGTGTTCAAAAGCAAGTTAATGACAAAGTTGATCAAACGTGGATTAATAATCAATTAAAAGATAAGGCTGATAAATCTGGTGTTTATACGAAAGATGAAATTAAGGATGGTTTTATTGGTAAACAAACCTATGAAACTGATAAACAGGGTAATGTTCAAAAGTTCAAGGACGTTAATACTTATATTAGTCAAACAAACGAAGCTCTTACACAAAAAGCAGAGAAGTCGGAGTTAACGAAAACTAATGATGGTTTGTCTCAACTTGAAAGTAAAACAAATGAGATTATATCAACGGCAGATGGAACGAAGCAGACACTTTCTAATCTGAAAACTCAAGTTGATAATATTCAAGTTGGTGGGCGAAATCTATTACTAGAAACAGCTACTAAATCACATTCAGTGAAGACTGGGGAAAATAAGCCGCATACCTACTTTGATGTAGCAAAGGACATAGCTACCTTAATGCAGGGTAAGAATCTTGCTATGAGTTTCCTATTTACAGGTAAAGTTACTGCATGGGGTACAACGAATAAATGGGCTGGTTTCGAAGTGAAGATTACTTTCACAGACAATACATTTCATTATCCAAGTTGCCGAGTAGAAAACCATTTAACTCTAGGAAAACAATATAACCAGGAAAGGTTTACAGCAAGTGCAGTAGTAATGGATAAGCCTATTAAGGAGGTTTCAGTTTACGCTTTAGCACGTGATTTTACGGGGGACGTGTTAATTGAAAAGCTTAAATTAGAAATTGGCACAATATCAACGGCATGGACACCAGCACCAGAAGACCAAGTATCCACAGCTGATTTCACTAAAAAAACAGTAGAAATCGAGACTACTATTAAAGGAATAAATACTTCGGTATCAAATGTACAAAACGAACAGGGAAAGCTTACAGAACGTGTAACGAAATCTGAACAAACAGCAAACGGTTTTAAACAATCCATCGAATCGTTAACTAAAAAAGATACTGACATTAGTAATAAATTAAATACGGTTGAATCCACTGTAGAAGGCACAAAAAAGACAATTTCCAATGTACAGCAAACAACAAGTGAACTAACTAAAACAACAACTGAAATTAAAGAAGAAGCTGGGAAAATTTCTACGAAATTAGAATAG
- a CDS encoding HK97 gp10 family phage protein, with translation MSNIDTLASDIARELQRYANLVEEDIEDAKEKVATNLVNELKQKSPKKTGKYGKGWRKKKDGSAIIVYNALKPQLTHLLEKGHAKANGGRVAAKVHIAPAEEKAINELIERVERAIQQ, from the coding sequence GTGTCTAATATTGATACTCTTGCAAGTGATATTGCTAGGGAATTGCAAAGATACGCTAACCTAGTAGAAGAAGATATAGAAGATGCTAAAGAAAAGGTTGCGACCAATCTTGTGAATGAATTGAAACAAAAAAGTCCTAAGAAAACAGGGAAGTATGGTAAAGGCTGGCGGAAAAAGAAGGATGGCAGTGCAATCATTGTTTATAATGCATTGAAACCACAACTTACACATTTATTGGAAAAGGGACATGCTAAAGCAAATGGTGGCCGTGTAGCAGCTAAGGTTCACATTGCTCCGGCAGAAGAAAAAGCAATAAATGAACTAATTGAACGTGTCGAAAGGGCGATTCAACAATGA